The sequence below is a genomic window from Microbacterium sp. cx-55.
ACGGTGGTGCTCGGCGCGTCCTGGGCGGTGGTCGATGACGCCGCGTCTAGCACCACGCCCTCGGGCGCCGCGGGGCGCCGGTGCAGCGGTCCGCGGAGTTCGCCGAGCGGACGACCCGAGCCGCCGTGCCGCGCGGCCACGATCTCGGCAATGGCGGCGACGGCGGTCTCATCCGGGGTGGCGCCGCCGAGGTCGAGGCCGAGCGGGGAATGGAGGCGGGCGATGTCCGCATCCGGAACTCCGGCGTCTCGCAGCAGGTCCGCGCGACGCGCGACCGTAGACCGGGCACCGAGCGCGCCGACGAAGCCGATCGGCAGTGCCAGCGCGGCCTGAAGCGCGGGGATGTCGAGGCGCACATCGTGGGTGAGGACGACGACCGCGGTGCGCTCATCGATGTCGTCGGGCCCGAGCGCGGCGAGGTACTCGTGCGGCATTCCGGTGTGCAGTTCGTGGGCGTCGGGGAAGCGTTCGGGGGTGACGAGCAACTCCCACACGTCGCACACGGTGACGGCGAACCCGGCGGACGTCGCGATCCGGCTGAGGGCGGCGGCGTGCTCGCCCGCGCCCATCAGCAGCAGGCGCGGACGCGGCGCCGAGACGACGACCAGGATCGGGGTGCCCGACGCGTCCACGGTGAGTTCGCTCTGGCCGCGGGTGCTCTGCGCCGAGGCGCGCGGGGCGGCAGTGTGCTGGCCGGAGGTGATCTGCACGGTGGGGTTCTGTGCGGGGGTGCTCTGCGGAGCACCGTCCGGAATGGCGGAGTTCTGGAGGGCGACGATCTCGCCGGCCCGGGGGCCTGCCGCGATGATCCCGACGCTGCTGCGACGGTCGGCGGCGGCGCGCTCGAGCGCGTCGATCGCGACGTGGTCGTCGGGGCGGAGCACGCTGATCACGGCGTCGATCGATCCGCCGCAGGCAAGTCCCGTCGCGAAGGCTTGATCGTCGCTGAAGCCGAAGCTGGCGGCAGTGCCGCTGCGAGTGTCGCCGCTGCGGGCGATGCCGCGGCGACCGCCCCGAGCGATGTCGTCGGACCCGGCGAGCGTGGCGAGCGAGAGCGCGACGGCGTCGGCTTCGACGCATCCGCCCGAGATCGAACCGATCACGCGGGCGTCCCGTGTGACGGCCATCGCCGAGCCGACGCCGCGGGGCGCGCTTCGGGCCACTCCGGTGACGGTCACGGTGGCGACGGTCTCTCCGGCACGCAGCAGCGGCAGCAGGTCGCGGGCGAGTTCGAGCATGCTCACACGCTAATCGCC
It includes:
- a CDS encoding XdhC family protein, whose translation is MLELARDLLPLLRAGETVATVTVTGVARSAPRGVGSAMAVTRDARVIGSISGGCVEADAVALSLATLAGSDDIARGGRRGIARSGDTRSGTAASFGFSDDQAFATGLACGGSIDAVISVLRPDDHVAIDALERAAADRRSSVGIIAAGPRAGEIVALQNSAIPDGAPQSTPAQNPTVQITSGQHTAAPRASAQSTRGQSELTVDASGTPILVVVSAPRPRLLLMGAGEHAAALSRIATSAGFAVTVCDVWELLVTPERFPDAHELHTGMPHEYLAALGPDDIDERTAVVVLTHDVRLDIPALQAALALPIGFVGALGARSTVARRADLLRDAGVPDADIARLHSPLGLDLGGATPDETAVAAIAEIVAARHGGSGRPLGELRGPLHRRPAAPEGVVLDAASSTTAQDAPSTTVGSAAAPGAPATAVGSASCAVVHA